Proteins co-encoded in one Pyxidicoccus xibeiensis genomic window:
- a CDS encoding metallophosphoesterase → MESPVRFVIFAIVSGLITLLAHIYLYRRLFADTSEDPLWRRMGMGVMAALAVPLVLSWSVTRFFPLDTTFAVATAVWTWMGAATYLLFAFWALGGARSVAGWVKRSRRVAPGVDVAAPQVGEAPVLAATGSDAAPQVPVRALAPDSDSPPAPVLAAVSQAPAGRPVDLERRRFLSRATAGGAVLASGGVTGFGVWSAFHPPEVTEVAVRLPGLPRALDGFTLVHLSDIHVGPVIQRRFMDELVARCDALRPDLVCITGDLVDGQVSSLAPSVAALSNLKARHGTYFVTGNHEYYWDHAAWADALERMGVHVLRNRHVRIGDAAASFDLVGVDDWSAQRSGLGRGYDLDAAIAGRDPERASVLLAHQPSNWSVAAQKGLGLQLSGHTHGGQFFPFTLAVSAIWQHDAGHFSQGDRHLYVSRGTGFWGPPLRVGSPPEIVKVTLLA, encoded by the coding sequence ATGGAATCCCCGGTGCGCTTCGTCATCTTCGCCATCGTCAGCGGCCTCATCACGCTGCTGGCCCACATCTACCTGTACCGGCGCCTCTTCGCGGACACCTCCGAGGACCCGCTGTGGCGGCGGATGGGCATGGGGGTGATGGCGGCCCTGGCCGTGCCGCTCGTGCTGTCGTGGTCGGTGACGCGCTTCTTCCCCCTGGACACCACCTTCGCGGTAGCCACCGCCGTGTGGACTTGGATGGGCGCGGCAACGTACCTGCTGTTCGCCTTCTGGGCGCTGGGTGGCGCGCGAAGCGTGGCCGGCTGGGTGAAGCGCTCCCGCCGGGTGGCCCCCGGGGTGGACGTGGCGGCGCCGCAGGTGGGTGAAGCGCCGGTGCTGGCCGCGACAGGCTCGGACGCGGCCCCGCAGGTGCCCGTGCGGGCCCTGGCGCCGGACTCCGACAGCCCGCCAGCGCCGGTGCTGGCCGCGGTGTCGCAGGCCCCTGCCGGCAGGCCCGTGGACCTGGAGCGCCGGCGCTTCCTGTCGCGGGCCACGGCGGGCGGCGCGGTGCTGGCCTCGGGCGGCGTGACGGGCTTCGGCGTGTGGAGCGCCTTCCATCCTCCCGAGGTGACCGAGGTGGCGGTGCGGCTGCCCGGCCTGCCCAGGGCGCTGGACGGCTTCACCCTCGTCCACCTCAGCGACATCCACGTGGGCCCCGTCATCCAGCGCCGCTTCATGGACGAGCTGGTGGCGCGCTGCGACGCCCTGCGTCCGGACCTGGTGTGCATCACCGGCGACCTGGTGGATGGGCAGGTGTCATCGCTGGCGCCCTCGGTGGCCGCGCTGTCCAACCTGAAGGCGCGCCATGGCACGTACTTCGTCACCGGCAATCACGAGTACTACTGGGACCATGCAGCGTGGGCGGATGCGCTGGAGCGCATGGGGGTGCACGTGCTGCGCAACCGCCACGTGCGCATCGGCGACGCGGCGGCCTCGTTCGACCTGGTGGGTGTGGATGACTGGTCCGCGCAGCGCTCGGGCCTCGGGCGGGGGTATGACCTGGACGCCGCAATCGCTGGCAGGGACCCGGAGCGTGCATCCGTGTTGCTGGCGCATCAGCCTTCCAACTGGAGCGTGGCGGCGCAAAAGGGCCTGGGCCTGCAGCTGTCCGGGCATACCCACGGCGGCCAGTTCTTCCCCTTCACCCTGGCGGTGTCCGCCATCTGGCAGCATGACGCGGGCCACTTCTCCCAGGGAGACCGACACCTCTATGTCAGCCGGGGAACAGGCTTCTGGGGGCCGCCGCTGCGAGTCGGCTCGCCGCCGGAGATCGTCAAGGTGACGCTCCTGGCGTGA
- a CDS encoding TetR/AcrR family transcriptional regulator, protein MGKEPAQREIKQERAARTRVEILEAAITLFARRGFLATTMADLARAIRMTPGALYWHFPTKEDLLLAAIEELHQRCLREFVGRLTEARALSAREQFHAFTERTQEFLRCHREYGIFFAMLAAEAAEANDRVADAIREKLALYAKVLEGIIRHGQKTGEFRQDVDALHTAHSLFGGYMGVLVHQNLFRATLSYDPLVAALHLLVTAGTDARSARE, encoded by the coding sequence ATGGGCAAGGAACCGGCTCAAAGGGAGATAAAGCAGGAGCGCGCGGCCCGCACGCGCGTGGAAATCCTGGAAGCGGCCATCACCCTCTTCGCGCGCCGGGGCTTCCTCGCCACCACCATGGCGGACCTGGCGCGGGCCATCCGGATGACGCCCGGCGCGCTGTACTGGCACTTCCCCACCAAGGAAGACCTGCTGCTGGCCGCCATCGAGGAGCTGCACCAGCGCTGCCTGCGCGAGTTCGTGGGCCGGTTGACGGAGGCCCGCGCCCTGTCGGCCCGGGAGCAGTTCCACGCCTTCACCGAGCGCACGCAGGAGTTCCTGCGCTGCCACCGCGAGTACGGCATCTTCTTCGCGATGCTGGCGGCCGAGGCGGCGGAGGCGAATGACCGGGTGGCGGACGCCATCCGGGAGAAGCTGGCCCTGTACGCGAAGGTGCTGGAGGGCATCATCCGCCACGGCCAGAAGACGGGCGAGTTCCGCCAGGACGTGGACGCCCTGCACACCGCGCACAGCCTCTTCGGCGGGTACATGGGCGTGCTGGTGCACCAGAACCTCTTCCGCGCCACCCTGAGCTACGACCCGCTCGTGGCCGCGCTGCACCTGCTGGTGACGGCGGGCACCGACGCCCGCTCGGCCCGCGAGTGA